The following nucleotide sequence is from Cognatishimia sp. WU-CL00825.
CCGCTTTGCGTCAACCTGTCGATCAGCGAAATTGCTGTGAAATGGGGCATGGATAATTTCCCACATTTCACCCGGTGCTTTAAAGCACGGTTTGGCGTGACACCCACGGCCTTTCGCGCGCAAAACTAGCGACCCATAGCTGCTGCTTTGGGCCTAATGTCAGCCGCTCGGTGTCAGAGATCCAACTCGATCATCCCGTTCGCGTCAGCCGCTCTGGATTGGCAGGTGATAATTGCCGTTTCCTGCTGGCTTTTTGACAGCACATAGTCGCGGTGCTCGACATCTCCGGACAGCAAACCGCATTTGCAGACACCGCAAATACCGTCTGAACATTTGATATCAACCGGCACGCCGTTTTCCACCAAAATGTCCGCCGCCGATTTATCCGCAGGAACATCCAGCACCTTGCCAGATCTCACCAGTTTGATTTGAAAGGCATGGTTTTCATAGTCTGGGGCTTCCGGCACTGAAAAATACTCTAGGTGGCGGTTGTCTTCGGGAAAACCGCCCTGCTCTGCCGTGTCCATGATGGCTTGCATATAAGGCTCTGCACCGCAGGTGTAGACATGCGCGCCGTCTGAATATTTCAGAATATCCGCCAGATCAGCCCGCGTGCCTTCCGACGAAATATGCAGTTTAACTTTATCAGCCCAAGCAACGCTTGCCAGATCCTCCAAGAACCCCATCGTGGCGCGGGCACGGCCCGAATAGTGCAGCTCAAAGTCACCGCCGATGGCGTGCAACCGATGCGCCATCGCAATCATCGGGGTGATGCCAATACCGCCGCCCATCAGATAGGATTTGGACCCGTCTTCATGCAAAGGAAAATGGTTGATGGGTTTGGACACAAAAATCTTGCGCCCCTCGCTAAAGATCCGGTGCAACAGGGCTGATCCCCCCCTGCCTGCTTCTTCGCGCAACACGCCAATTTCATATCGGGTCCGGTCTGCCGGATCGCCGCACATCGAATATTGCCGCAAAAATTCCGGGGCCACAACAATGTCCAAATGCGCGCCAGCGGTCCATTCCGGCAACGCAGCCCCATCCTGACTTTGCATCACATATTTAGTGACACCATCGGCCATTTTTTCGGCTTTGGTGATTTTGACCTGCAGCACTGGGCTGTCCGTAAAGTCAGGCCGTTTATGCGCCCCACTGTCGTCGCCATTGGCGAGGCGTTGTTTATATTCACCCGCAGTGATCATGGCCTGATAGGCTTCGATCCCCGCTTCCCGATCCATCGGATGAGGGTATGCATAGGGATGCGGGGCCAAATTGGCCGGATAGACCGCCAGGGTCTGATCCTCGTATTGCAAATCCAGATCTTTTTGCAATGTGCGCGCATTGACCGGATGTTCCGTGGGGCGATAGCCGCCGTCTTCCTGAATCTCTAAATCCCACCACCATTTTTTGGTGGTGTTCAGCGAACCGCGATCCAGCATGTCATCGAGTTTTGCCAAGGCCGGTGCCGCGGCCGGCAGTTTCATGGCGGCCCAACGAAACGCGCTGTCAGCCAAAATACCCTCGAGATTCCACGGACAGGTTTTCATACAGCGCCCACACATCGCCCCACCCGGCGTAGTGATGCGATAGGTGGTGCATTTCTGGCTGTCAGATTTCCAAATCTCATAGCCATTGAACATCAGCTTGGGGCCCGCAGTGATTGCCCCAGACGGACATTCCCGCGCACATTTCTTGCAAGCCTCGCAGAACTTTTGCAAACCAAAGTCAATCGGCTTGTCATGGGTCATCGGCAAGTCAGTGGTCACAACGCCCGATTTCAATCGCGGCCCCAAATAGGGGTTCAATATGACCTCCCCGATCCGGCTGACCTCTCCCAATCCCGACAGCAACAACAGCGGCGGTTGCAAGACTTCGCCGTCCATCACCGTGTGCGC
It contains:
- a CDS encoding reductive dehalogenase, producing MGIALRSAKNRPVHLGRLKLETLKRTSKIDFAEVPAFEPLTFSRPNQPESIVNAMGDHQAMLDAIRDGLINNAVADAPADLTERAEHLKAFGYFADATIVGACQLPEPAVLARPVRNPDIDRLAESLRTKQTKTFASGIDLIMADLKESMEATPTSINGHTHALVFLYAHPRAPKTNEAGTAWIKDADAHRSAILAAETAVVIANYLRLLGHEARAHTMSSTDVDLGRLAVASGVAKVQGGQLVAPFVGDGFSLAVVTTNFACATDLPLAEIAARQDPVFAKRDFKDGAHPFENLKRVNNPTTYIDEARVPRVPKRTDMFSRALFGDMGKHVQDGAKGGHYVRKSAPSMAQRRALGAFTLLQDGDPAQDPRKLDPQEAHDLVKATSYYLGIDAVGISRCPDWTWYSHDAAGQPIEPPHDQAISMIVDQGYDTMEGSSGDDWIAVAMSMRAYLRFSLLGGVIARQLRNLGYKAKAHTVMDGEVLQPPLLLLSGLGEVSRIGEVILNPYLGPRLKSGVVTTDLPMTHDKPIDFGLQKFCEACKKCARECPSGAITAGPKLMFNGYEIWKSDSQKCTTYRITTPGGAMCGRCMKTCPWNLEGILADSAFRWAAMKLPAAAPALAKLDDMLDRGSLNTTKKWWWDLEIQEDGGYRPTEHPVNARTLQKDLDLQYEDQTLAVYPANLAPHPYAYPHPMDREAGIEAYQAMITAGEYKQRLANGDDSGAHKRPDFTDSPVLQVKITKAEKMADGVTKYVMQSQDGAALPEWTAGAHLDIVVAPEFLRQYSMCGDPADRTRYEIGVLREEAGRGGSALLHRIFSEGRKIFVSKPINHFPLHEDGSKSYLMGGGIGITPMIAMAHRLHAIGGDFELHYSGRARATMGFLEDLASVAWADKVKLHISSEGTRADLADILKYSDGAHVYTCGAEPYMQAIMDTAEQGGFPEDNRHLEYFSVPEAPDYENHAFQIKLVRSGKVLDVPADKSAADILVENGVPVDIKCSDGICGVCKCGLLSGDVEHRDYVLSKSQQETAIITCQSRAADANGMIELDL